The DNA sequence AAGGAACTGGGAGAACGCCTCACGGAGATGACTTCGGGCCTGCGGGATATTTCCGCCGAATTGGGCAGCTATCTGGCGGACCTGCCCTCCGATGTTGACCACCTGGAGAAGCTCCTACAGCGTCAGCAACAGCTCAAGGTGCTCACCCGCAAATACGCCAATGATGCCGATGGGGTCATCGCCTGGCGGGATAAGGCCCGCGCTCGCCTGGCCAAGATCGATATTTCCTCCGAGGCTCTTGATGAGCTGAAAAAGCAGGTAGCGGCGGCGAAGAAGACCATGACGGCCGCGGCGAAGAAACTCAGTGCCGCCCGAGCAAAGGCCGCCGCCGCCCTGGGGGAGGCTGTCACCGCCGAGCTGCAAGGGTTGGCGATGGGCAAGTCACGCATGGTCGTCAATATCAGCGTGGGCGAGCCGGGCCGCGATGGCGCCGATTCGGTGGAACTCATGCTCGCCCCCAACGCCAGCACGGATCCCCGGCCGCTCGCTGCTTCGGCCTCGGGTGGTGAACTCTCCCGCGTCATGCTTGCCCTGGAAGTGATCCTCTCCGCCGACAGTGAGGGGGCGACTTTAGTCTTCGACGAGGTCGATGCCGGAGTCGGCGGGCGGGCTGCCGTGGAGATCGGGCGGCGGTTGGCTCGCTTGGCTGGCCGCAATCAGGTCATCGTGGTCACGCACCTGCCCCAGGTCGCCGCGTATGCCGACACTCACCTGGTCGTGGCCAAGGATGTGGGGGATGATGCCGTGACCTCTGGTGTGGTCACCTTGAGTGATCAGGAACGGGTTGAGGAGTTGGCGCGCATGCTCGCGGGCCTTGACGGGACGGACACCGGCCGGGCCCACGCCACGGAGCTGCTCGATCGGGCGCGCAGTGAACGGGCGGAGTTTCGTTCCTCCTAACCCGCGCGCCTTCACCACCGATCGCGTTGCCCGCGCCACAATGACCCCATGAGTCTGTTCTCCCGCAACGTTGACCTGCCCGGCCTGCAGGGACCCCTGCGCGATTGCACGTCCGGCAAGGGTGTCAAACGCCTGCGTGCCGGCGACTTGGCCGTGGTCAATGCGCCGGACATCACCCGCCAGGATGCGCAAAGGCTCCTGGATGCGTCACCGGCCGCGGTGATTAACCTCGCTCGGTTTAGCACGGGCGCGGTGCCTAACTTCGGTCCGCACATGCTGCTTGAGGCGGGCATCCTCCTCGTTGAGGGCGCGGGGGATTTACTCTTGGATGGCTTCAAGGACGGCAAACGCGGGCGCATCACCGACGATGGTGGCATTCACGTGGGTGAGAAGACCATCGGCTCCGGGCAGATCGTCAATGCGCAGGCCGCGGAGGCGTCGTTCACGGAGGCGCAGCAAGGCCTGGTCGACCACATGGAGGCCTACTTCGGCAATACGATCCAGTTCATTCACTCCGAGGGTCCGTTGCTTATCGACGGTCTCGGGATCCCCGACACCGGCGCCCAGTTCCAGGACCGCAAGGTCCTGGTCGTCAGCCCCGGCCCGGATCACCGGGACGAGGTCAAGCACCTGCGCAATTTCATTCGGGAATACTCCCCGGTCATCATTGGTGTGGACGAGGCTGCCGACACCTTGTTGGAGCTGGGATACAAGCCGGATCTCATTGTGGGCAACCCGGCTGGCATTGGCGCTGATGTCCTCCGCAGCGGCGCGCGCGTGGTGTTGCCCGCCGATCCGGATGGCCACGCCGCCGGGCTGGAGCGGATTCAGGATCTCGGCATTGGGGCGATGACGTTTCCCACGGCGACGGACTCCGCCACGGACCTAGCGCTGTTGCTTGCGGATTATCACGGCGCGCAACTCATCGTGAATGCTGGTTCGCGCTTTGATCTCGACGCGGTGTTCGCCCATGATCCTTCCGCGACCCCGTCGGCGTTGCTCACCCGCACCAAGGTCGGCGCCAAGCTGGTCGATGCCAAGGCCATTACGGAACTCTACGTGGTGCGCGGCGGCTCCAACCTCGCGTGGCTGTGGGCCGTGCTGGGCATCATCGTGGCCCTGGCGGCGATCATCCTCATCGTGGGATTGACGGGTTCGGATAGCTTTGTC is a window from the Corynebacterium testudinoris genome containing:
- the recN gene encoding DNA repair protein RecN, whose translation is MLADIAIENLGVIPAATAELAEGLTVLTGETGAGKTMVVTGLRLLAGGRADASRVRNGAPQAVVEGRFIPSAAVVEGVRELVDAAGGTADENGEYIASRTVSAAGRSRAHLGGRSVPAATLAEFTAPLLTIHGQNDQLRLLAPEQQLAAVDRFDPAIAPLLAAYRGAYQTWRSLSKDLQERTESRRELAQEIDRLQFALDEIDAVEPESGEDASLLTQIRRLQDVDSLREQATTALGAIDGPEAFGGYAADEEAASTLLGRAEAALVASEDGALKELGERLTEMTSGLRDISAELGSYLADLPSDVDHLEKLLQRQQQLKVLTRKYANDADGVIAWRDKARARLAKIDISSEALDELKKQVAAAKKTMTAAAKKLSAARAKAAAALGEAVTAELQGLAMGKSRMVVNISVGEPGRDGADSVELMLAPNASTDPRPLAASASGGELSRVMLALEVILSADSEGATLVFDEVDAGVGGRAAVEIGRRLARLAGRNQVIVVTHLPQVAAYADTHLVVAKDVGDDAVTSGVVTLSDQERVEELARMLAGLDGTDTGRAHATELLDRARSERAEFRSS
- the steA gene encoding putative cytokinetic ring protein SteA, which produces MSLFSRNVDLPGLQGPLRDCTSGKGVKRLRAGDLAVVNAPDITRQDAQRLLDASPAAVINLARFSTGAVPNFGPHMLLEAGILLVEGAGDLLLDGFKDGKRGRITDDGGIHVGEKTIGSGQIVNAQAAEASFTEAQQGLVDHMEAYFGNTIQFIHSEGPLLIDGLGIPDTGAQFQDRKVLVVSPGPDHRDEVKHLRNFIREYSPVIIGVDEAADTLLELGYKPDLIVGNPAGIGADVLRSGARVVLPADPDGHAAGLERIQDLGIGAMTFPTATDSATDLALLLADYHGAQLIVNAGSRFDLDAVFAHDPSATPSALLTRTKVGAKLVDAKAITELYVVRGGSNLAWLWAVLGIIVALAAIILIVGLTGSDSFVNNLIDTWNGIALTVQGWFK